The following DNA comes from Gopherus flavomarginatus isolate rGopFla2 chromosome 5, rGopFla2.mat.asm, whole genome shotgun sequence.
CTGATACATCTAACCACCCCTACAGACACATACAGTTACTTCTGACTGGCTAAACTGACAGTTGAATCAGGAATCTCCCAGTAGAAAGGAAAACCAAAGAGAAAATTCTGGGTAATTTAAGGCTTTTGCCTTTTGTCAGTGATTGTTTTATTGCTACCTTTGAGAAGGAGTCATTCTGGGACAAATTTAAGTGGTAGGTATAGGGAAactatatgtttaaaaaaaaaaaaaaaacactttggcCTATTTCCCCCTGTTCTTGAGTCCATTGGCTATGTTATTCCCAGATGtactccattaatttcagtggagttgcactagGGATGGATGACCTTATTTCAGGAGGGAGACATTATTCCCCCACTATTCTGCTTGATCTGGCAGTAAAGATTAGAAACCGAATTTCGCAACACATCTATCATGGAACCTGGTGTCATTTGGTATTCAGTCAACTGAAGGTATTAGAATTAGGTTGGAAGTGGCAAGACTTTAAAACACAGCGCTTTTGATCACTAGCAAAAAGGGCAAATAAACTGAATATTATCAGGAGAAACTTCCACAAGCAAAATGGCCTCCAACAGTAGTTAAAGGAGTTGAGAATTCACTTGTGGTGGTCAGACAGCAGAGTGTAGAGCTGATAAATGTCATTACTTTATGCATGTatttctcctttctctcccctttttttgttttgtcctctTGTTCTCTGcttatttgtctttttaaaaaaaaaaaaaaaaaaaaaatttaatgtaAACATAGCGCTTGAGGATCTTATGTTACTATTGTGCTTTTGATTCTTGCAGATGATGTTGAATTTGAAGTATCTTCTGACCGCCGAACTGGAAAACCTATTGCTGTTAAATTGGTGAAGATAAAACCAGAAATTTTACCTGAAGAGCGAATAAATGGACAAGTTAGTTGCTTTGATGTCTTAACTTCTTTGTGCAAATTTATATCTGTTTTACTCTAATACAAAAGGACAAATCCCATTTTTGCACGCATAATCTTAGTTGCATAAATTTTTCAATTAAATTGAAAGTGTTTTTTATCTGACTTTGGCAAAAATATGAAGATTCAGTTTGGGCTTTTATTTAACCCCAAACACTTCTTACAGTCAACAGAAGTACTGTGAGTTTAAAACTTTGCAGCATGGCATCCTCTTGTGGATTACATTTAAAGTGCATCCCTGAGTGTGTAGTAGAGGATATTAAAGTTCAGTTTGTATTGCACAGTGCTGCTCCTGAAATGATTAGcaatggatatttttttttttttttgactggtaGGTTGTGTGCGCTGTTCCTCACAATTTAGAGAGTAAATCTCCAGCTGCCCCGGGTCAGAGTCCAACAGGGAGTGTATGCTACGAACGTAATGGGGTAAAACTCATGTATTTTACTTAAACTTTTGAGTGACCAACCAGTGTGATCTGTACAcagaaaaaaattttaaaaattggcactgtTTTTGAAGTAGAAAGTTTAAACTGCAGTTGTCACCCagtcttaatttttttctaaGAACTACAAACACTAATTACCACAAATATAGAAACCTCTGTTGACTTCCATATGTTTTTGACAACTTATTCTGCCATAATACCTTTGTTAAAGAATTTAATGTAGAACTAAATACTTAGTTAGATTCTTATTAGTTGTGATTATGATTTAATGTCAGTTAATATTAACAACTAACTGTTCATAAGATCTTTATTTTCTTTGACTTAACTCTTTTGCCCTTTGGAAATCAACTTAAAAGTAATGGCAATACTGTGTACAAACCTTTCAACTCCTCAAGTTGCTGGGTATGGACTCAGCAAAACCACGAGCACCAAGGGACCAAAACGTTCTCGCATGCAACGTTTTCACAATTTCCAACTTTTTCACAAATGTTGAAATGTAACTTGAAATGgaaaataattattaaattaATGCCACATTGACATTTAATCTTGTTTAAAGCAAGGCTGCATTTTGCAAATAGAGTAATGCTAGTGAACCTTAATTTGCAGGAAGTGTTTTACCTGACTTACACCCCTGAGGATGTTGATGGAAATGTACAGCTGGAAACTGGAGATAAAATAAATTTTGTAATTGATACAAATAAACAGTAAGTTGATACTTCTATTTCCTGATTACGCACCAAGTTAACAATTTGGCGTTTCAGAAACGCGAGGCTGGAAGCAACATTGAGAAGTCACatgcactgaggcaagaccaagtaaacctagacgaTCCCTGATGTGTGTGttcaaactctttttaaaaaacctccaatgatggggattccacaacctcccttggagaATGCTATATTACAGAGCTTAATTACTCTTATAGTTAGTTTttcataatacacctctacccctatataacactgtcctcaggagccaaaaaatcttaccgcattatagatgaaactgcggtatattgaacttgctttgatccgccagagtacCTCCCACCCCGAGCACtactttactgcgttatatttGAAtttgttatattgggtcgcattatattggggtagagctGTATCTCACCTGAATTTTCCTCACTCTAGATTAAACCCGTTACTACTTGTCCGACCTTCAGTTGTTCTCCACGTACACTGATCGCAGTCCTTTTTGAATCAGCTCTTAATGTAcatctgaagacttatcaggtcctccTTCAGTCATGTTTTCTCAAAACTACCCATGCCTGGTTTTttacttttcctcataggtcaggttctcTAAACCTTGATCGCTTTGGTTGCTGtcctctgaactctttccaaacTGTCCGCATGTATCCTgatgtgacacccagaactggacacattactccagatgaggcctcaccagtgctgagcagagtgggatAATTACCTTGTGCCTTACTTATGACACTCACGTTAATAAATGCCAGAATATTAGCCatttttgcaactgtatcacatGGActctgatttccccctccccataaTTTCCAGATTCTTCTCAGCAACACTActgtctagccagttattccccattttgtagttttgcatttgatttttttccttccgaAATGTAGTACTTAGCTCTGTATGTATATTGTTTCATCTAGTTAAATTCAGATCAATTCTTCAATTTATCATAGTTAGTGGTTGCACACAAGATTTAGAAATCAAAACTTGTGCACCAGAATTCCTGAAACTGTCTTTTTTTTATAGTGTTGGCCAAAGTTGCTATATGTCTGATGTAATTACTTTTAAACTTGATAAAGTATTTAGTTAGTACTGTAAAGTTCTATCGAATCTCAAACATAATAGTCTAGCATTTCTTGCTTTAGTTCAAAGATCTTAAATTGCAAATGAGTGTATATTTAAAGCAAGAAAAGATTAGCTAATAGACCTATACTTAAAATTTCCAGGTTTTATTTGGTAAAGAGGTCTAGTTAACATGTTCTAGTTTTCTCTACCTTGCCCAGTCAAATAGCAAATAAGAAGGCTGCATTAAATCTGATATGATTATTAAATTTGTCTCATTGTTTAGAGGCACTGCTTAGGTCTACTTTGTCATCATAATCTACCCTTTTTCCTAGTACTGGTGCTGTAAGTGCTCGTAACATTATGCTATTGAAAAAGAAACAAGCCCGCTGTCAAGGAGTAGTTTGTGCCATGAAGGTAAGCAGAATTTACTCagcttttaaaaagctgtttgAAAGGAACAATATATGTCTATGCTGTACATAGTAAAGATTGGGCACAGGGCGCACAAACGCTACAGAACTTGATCCATTAATAGTTTAACACAATTACTCTTCTTGACTATTCCTTTTCTTTAAGATGGCTCTGGTAATGTGTGTTTTCCCATTATGTGTCTTAAGTTTCAAAAATATCTTTATAAGAATGGTTCAGTAGCTGTAGGTCAgagtttctcaaatgtggccaccaggggctgctcCTAGGCTGTtatgggaggaggcagggaggtaGCAGCCCCGCCCTTTTGCTCCTAGATGCACTGCTTTGGTGTTAGCTGTTGAGGCTGccagcagtggttgggccctgctcctgctgtggagacacctggggcacaaTGTTGGAGGCCCGGGCAGttggtgagttccccaccttctctGGGATGATGGGGTTCAGGTtttaggcttcagccctggggtggcagggcagaggggaggcaggctctggccacagggctttgggctccaggcctgccccccatcacccacccccattaccccagcCCCCGCTGCCTCCACCGAccctcccatccagggcttaatttagCCCTGTCAAGCCTGGGGACAAGAGTctgctagctcagtggtttgagcattggtctgctaaacccagggttgcgagttcaatccctgagggggctatttggggattggccctgctttgagcagggggttggactagatgatctcctgaggtcccttccaacactaataatctatgatacttTTAtgcttgttaatatcacttttcacaacagacttattagctagcaataaataaattacaatgatttggacatgtatatgcaCATATTTAAGTGTGTTAAGAAAAACTATGAGAGCGACCGCCAGAAAGAGTTGaaggctgcactctgaggccaccaaaaaatttgttctGAGAAACCCCTACTGTAGATCATCTGGGGGCACACACAGTCTATGACATTTTATTTGGCTTTTTCTCATTGCTTGGTTCTATCTGAGAACTTTGCTTTTTATCAGAGTTCAAAGTACAAGCTATTGTCTTGGTGTTTTAGACAGTTGACTATTTGCTAAACATTGTATGTTCCCTTAGGAGGCCTTTGGATTTATTGAAAGGGGCGATGTCGTAAAGGAGATATTCTTCCACTATAGTGAATTTAAAGGTGACTTAGAAGCCTTACAGCCTGGTGATGATGTGGAGTTTACAATCAAAGACAGAAATGTAAGATCAAATCCAGTAAAATTGAAGACAAgattcaaatatatataaaagatGAGTCTGCTAGTAACTTATACCACTTCCATCTTTGCTTTGATTTACTTTCTGTTCGTAGGGTAAAGAAGTTGCAACAGATGTAAGACTATTGCCTCAAGGAACTGTTATTTTTGAAGATATCAGCATTGAACATTTTGATGGGACTGTAACCAAAGTAATCCCGAAAGTACCCAACAAAAATCAGGTAAACCTAAATATTTCTTAGAGGTCTCCTTCCCAACATTTGCATGTCTGAAATAGAAGACAGGTGTTCACTTAGTCCAAATTGTATAGTGCTACTCTTATACTTCAGCACAAATGCTAGAACATGAAGATACTGCTGTAGAGTGGTATGAATGAGGGCTTCTCCAACAGCACCGCTTAAGACTCTAGCATCTTAGTCCCATAATGTTATTCAAAGTAAAATTATTACATTATGGCTGTTATGTTACTATATTATCACTGCATGTATCTGCAGTGGCTGCTACCAATGGGGAAAGTTGAAGAACACGTGTTAAGGTGACTCCACATATTTATGTGAACGTTAAAAACTATCATCTGAACGTTACGAACTGTTGTGGAAATGTGAACTAAAGAAAGGGGCTGTGATGGGGGAAGAATCCTGCCTTTTAAAAGGATAGAGACAATAGGGAAGAAAgatctgcgctgctgctgctgctgggttaaaaagtttgggagttgggggtttttgtttttttttctccttgaggATTGTTGTGGGTGATAACCCAGACAACATCCAAGGTCCTAAATGCAGACATCGTTTGATTTGATGTTTGAGAAAAGCTTAATAGATGTAGTATGCTTGGTGCCTCAcctttcagaacagtttttgtgtTGCTGTGTCCCTGTTTCTTCAAGAAAGTACTCTCAGTATCTCTGTTTCCTACTATTATCTTGAAGCTAAAAGGACTCCTATATTAGACATACCACCCCATCTGCAGGTCAGAAGACTGAATATAGAAGCAGGTAGACATTCCTATTCAACAAGTGCTTGAAAACATTAATTCTGTTTTGGGGCAACAGCTGAAGTCTTATTAGTTTTTTATGTAGGAGGCAGGCACCATAGGCCACTGAATTGCTGTAAATCTGGGCAGGTCACTTAACATCTGTCTTAGTGTTCCCATATGTAAATCTGAGGTCTGAAGTCCTAAATAGTAACCTACCAATACTTCTGGGAAAACTCAAAGATCAGTTCATAGTCAGTTCAAGTACAACTAAATAATTCTTACAAGGCTCAGTTTACAGTCTGGAAAGAATGGCTGGTTCATGAAAAATTTCTCTTCCTTTCCACATGGCCACCAGAATGACCCATTGCCTGGACGCATCAAAGTTGATTTTGTGATTCCTAAGGAACTTCCTTTTGGAGATAAAGATACAAAATCCAAGGTGACACTACTGGAAGGTGACCATGTTAGATTCAACATTTCTACAGATCGACGTGACAAATTGGAACGAGCCACCAAtattgaagttcttcacaatacTTTCCAGTTTACTACTGAAGCTAGAGAAATGgcaagtgtctttttttttttttttaatctgtctaCATAGGCATGTACTCGGGGAGAGAGGTATGATGGCTTAATCAGGATTGTTTTGGAGGTTTTTTACTTTAAGTTGATATATTCTAATGCATCTTTTGACATCTTCACTGAAAACTACTCAAGAAATTATTTCCCTTTATTAGTAGTTTACGCTGAACAtgatactgtactgtatttgctttttcccTCTACTGCTTCCTGATTATGTATTTGTTTCCAGATGATGATGTGTGTGGTTGACTAGTCCGTTCATAATGCTGCAGTTCTACTGTATTTTAAATTAAGGCTTCCTGCTTGCTAACTTTTAAATCAATCCATTCGCCCTGAGGTTCAGACTCTGTAAACTGATAACTCCAATTGTTCCTCTCTAAATCCACATAAGAACTTGTTAGCTCTTCAAACTGTGCATGCTCTCTACTTCTAGTCTAAGAATTAAGCATAAAAAATTTCATGTTTGCTTCAATTGACAGTGGAATTCATAGAGCTGTTTTGGATGCAAAGTCTTTAACAGCATACTTGCCAAGGGACAGATTCCTGAAGCTTAAGATAAAAGCTGTTGCAGGATGTACTTGACGAGTACTACAAAAGGTTCTTCCTAAGGCTTACTGCACATGTGACACCTTTAGTGTAGTGTAATggaaaactggttaaaagacttCATTTTCTTCGCAGGACAGTTTATGCTCCCTAGTAATTTCAGAAGCTCAGACTCTGGTGGACAACACCAAAGAATGTGTGCTGAGGGGGGTGCCTTTCATCCCTATAGACAGTTGAAAAAGAACTAACTCTGCTTTTCAGCATaatttgggcaagttgcttaggcTACCATATAATTCAGCATCTCAAATCCAACCAGACACCATAAAATGTACTAAACTCTAGGTGATCTGCCTTAAAGCTCTTTTCTTCTGCTGTAAGTCCTGACATGCATTTTCCATATATTATAGAAGTGAGCAAGGAGGAGCTTGCTCTCAGTATGCATGTTTAAAATGCTACCCAAACAGCTTCTTTTAACTCAGCAAAGACCTGGAACTAATTGacttattaaagaaaaaatatttgctgCTAAATAACTCACTCTTATTTTGTTGGTCATATTGTTTGAGTAGCTGGATGGCAACTGGCACTCATGAAAGTATTCACAAATGTTTCATGTTTCCTGAAATTCTCCCCCATCTGGATTACTCACCATTGGCTTATTAGTCTCTTTTCTAGTAACAGAGTAGAAATGATTCCACGTGACCAGCTGCATGCTGTTTATTGCAGAGAGTGGATAGTTGTAATGAACAATTCACAACGTATTCAAGATCTGAACTTAGTCCAAACTATTTGGCAGAAATCAGGGATTACTCACATACAGAAAGACCTAAATTATTTGTGTTCAAATACTGTTTGACCAGCTCAAGCAAAGAAAATACCTTGGGAGTCTAACTAAGCTGAAAATGCAATGTTGAATATGAAGTCTCTCAAAGGTATTGATGTTTGTCTTCAAATTTCTCCTTTGTAAAAACAAGGTATTTTGAGTCCCTACTATGTTAGACAGTGGGGATCTAGTCTCTTGTGGGAtatcttttttcttcttcccagctACATAGTAAACTCCGACTTTGGTTTCTCAGTTTTGTTAGCATCAAACCTTCGGTTCTTCTGCCAGTTCATGCGGAGGTCCTGTCACAGGCAGGTTCTTCACCAAGATCAAATATTTCTGGCAGCTGGGATCAAGGCATTAGTCATGAGGTCAGATACTGATTGCTAATGAGAAAATAAACTAATCTTTCTAGGCAGCCATAAATCTTTCACAAGAGAAGCATATGCTTTAAAGCTGAAAATATAACCTTTGGTTTCAGTCAAATGTTCCAGACTTTGCCTGAGTTCTGTTAGGGTCGCTTGGTAGCTGTATCTGCATACAACTAGGGTTGTACTATTAGAGGATTCATGCACATCCTATTAAGTTCTTACACGGACTACTGATCCTTCCTCACTTGAGTCTTAGGAACAGGTTTTGAGCCTTGGGGTGATGTCTTGGAAATTTGGGATTGCTTTTGTCCTTTGGACCACCCTCTAAGACTTGTTACTGCTGGTTTCCCACAATGGGATCTATATCAGCAGTTCTGAAAAGGAGAAAGATGCTTCTTCATACTGTAACTCTTCTAGGTGATTGCATTTAAAGATCCATACTTACTCATCTCCCTTTTTTCAAAGACTTTGAGATGCAAAAGAAACTGGGTTGAACCTGTTTTGCATCTCCTCTTGTCCCTGGGGTTGAGTACTATGATCTACAAGGGAACGTGTGCATGTACCAGCAATCATTCTTGTAATGCTCTGGCCATGCACTAAGGATATTATACATCCCACAAGTGCAGCTCTGTTCAGACAGACATCTAAGAACTCTAATTACTTTTCACTGGCTGCAGCAACTGACAAGATGTCCTGTATCTTTGTGTGTCCCCAGGGTGTGATTGCAGCCATGAGAGATGGCTTTGGTTTCATTAAATGTGTTGACCGGGATGCCCgcatgttttttcacttcagtgaAATTCTGGATGGAAACCAGCTCCACATTTCAGATGAAGTAGAGTTTACTGTGGTTCCTGTGAGTAAAATTACTACTTTTAAAATACTAatacaagtacacctctaccccgatataacacgggttctcATACAACacagtaaagctctgacatgctgctctgagcagcatgttacaggcatggggccaggctggggctgagggatttgataaggggcagagggtcttagaggcggtcaggggctccccccaaGATCTAGGGGGCAGGAgatgtgggagggcacttttgggggccccgcaatcccagagtggcccaggggattggcggggggcaggagcagccGCTTGGCTTCTCTAGCCCCAGCCATGTCGTTTGGGGGAGAGGGCTTCGGGGGAAGGGAttacacacaccaccaccactactAGCAGAGAAAGCAGAGCAGCTTGTCCCCaacccactccactctgccatctCCCAGCCGCAGCGCTCTACTTCCTGCTGCAGATGAGTACAGggggtgtcctttccccaacctccctgcactcaccggtggTGGGAAGCGGAGTCGGCAGAGTGGAATGGACTgaggccaggctgctctgctgctggtgagcgccgggcggggcaggggggtggataggggtcggagcagtcagaggacagggggggttgggtagggggtggggtcctgggggtgattagggatgggggtctctaGAGGGgttggtcagggaacaaggaagggGGAGATGTGCAAAGCAAGTTTAATATAAcgcagtctcacctataacatggtgagattttttttttctcccaaggaCCGCATTATATCTGGGTGGAGGTGTATTGTGTTCATTTTGAAGTACTGTGGGTCTTGTTTTCCAGGATATGCTGTCTGCCCAAAGAAATCATGCTATAAGGATTAAGAAGCTTCCTAAGGGCACAGTTTCATTCCACACCCAGTCAGATCACCGCTTTGTGGGCACTATAGAAAAAGAAGCCACTCCTGCCAAAGCCACTAGCCCAAATAAAAGCAAAGAGAAGGTAATGCTGTTTCTCTAGGTGTGCATTAGCTATTTAGTTTTCTGCCTTGAACTGAAGATACttacaaaatgtattttactTAATTTCTGGAAATATTTGCCTGTTTGAGTGACTACTGCATGGCTAACAGTAAAAATCAGCCAAACAGCTGGTATGGTATTTGTCTGAAGCAGAATAATAGAAGTGCAACTTCTGGCTCTCAGAAGAGATGTAGTAGCtgaaaaaaattgttccagtttTGTGTGGGGATAATTGTCTGTCTTAAGAGCCTTGTGGGAAACTTCTCCTCTGTTGGTAGTGGTTTGCCAAGATGCGTGAATTTGCCAAAACATAGCCTAGCAGTAGAGTAGGTATATCCATGCCTCCAAGTATTTAAAATTGCACCATCAAAAGTGACAGTGCTTACTACTTAAGTTTCAGCTAAATGCATATTTGAAATAGTGGCACACACCCATTTCAGAAACATTGTATAGGTAAACAGTGTTTAACTCATAGGAATAGTCCCAAATTTTATGCTATTTTCAGGTTCTGAATTATGTCTGCCATTTGGTTATTGCCTGTACCAACTATTGGACAGCTATCTTGTAAAACATATTACATAAATTGCATTTGTATTGACTCAAACTTAAAGCATGCATCTGCCATTAGTCTCTGCTTCATAATGGGTCTTGCTATTTTTCTTTAGGAACCTGAAGAGGGAATAATCGCGTATGATGATTGTGGAGAGAAACTGACTGTTCCTTATCAAGCAAAGGATGTGGAAGGATCTACTAACCCTCAGATAGGAGATAAGGCAATATAACTAAGTTCCCAAAATATATATGATCTTGCTGTGAGCTACAGTGTGTGATCTTTTTTGCTTTTCCTAGCTATTGCAGTCAGACTAGTTCAGAAAGGAGTGAAGAGTAATGTGTGAACTGTTTTCCTCTTTACTCTTCTGTAATGCATTCCCTTTCTCATTTTGGTATTCAGAACACTTCTTCAACCAGGCCTGGTGAAtagccttcccccccaccctcccctgccaGTTATACAGAAATTTCTGAAGCTCTTGAGGTGTGCTTCATCTAAGAGTTATACATTGCTTTACTAGTACTTACATGGCATCATACATGTAAAGGGTGCTCAAATGGTAAGAGATTGAATTAGTACAAGCTCTTCAGGAACAGTCTAATATGCATGGGACAATTGTCTACATGTTTTCCTGTGAGGACTGTCCAAGAGGAGATGGATGAAAGACGACTTTATGCAAAGTGGATTTGAAGGAGAGGGAGAATGCTTGTTCATGGTGTGTGGGAATCTATTCTTACTGTGAGTGGTAGTATAAAAGGCAGGGACCAATGAAGATCTGGAAGGAATCCCAGGTACAGAGAGTGCGTGGTCTTTGGATGGCATACTACGAAGATATTGTTTGTTCAAGCTGATAACCCCCTTCCTTCCCACAAGACCTAAACTGAAATGGACATTGTGACACTCGAGCTTCTTGAGCATGGAGACAACTGTAGGACAGAAAGGTGAACTATAGGGAAATTATGCCTTGTATGTGGGTAAGAGAATTGATACAGCATGCTA
Coding sequences within:
- the CSDE1 gene encoding cold shock domain-containing protein E1 isoform X3 → MSFDPNLLHNNGHNGYPNGTSAALRETGVIEKLLTSYGFIQCSERQARLFFHCSQYNGNLQELKVGDDVEFEVSSDRRTGKPIAVKLVKIKPEILPEERINGQVVCAVPHNLESKSPAAPGQSPTGSVCYERNGEVFYLTYTPEDVDGNVQLETGDKINFVIDTNKHTGAVSARNIMLLKKKQARCQGVVCAMKEAFGFIERGDVVKEIFFHYSEFKGDLEALQPGDDVEFTIKDRNGKEVATDVRLLPQGTVIFEDISIEHFDGTVTKVIPKVPNKNQNDPLPGRIKVDFVIPKELPFGDKDTKSKVTLLEGDHVRFNISTDRRDKLERATNIEVLHNTFQFTTEAREMGVIAAMRDGFGFIKCVDRDARMFFHFSEILDGNQLHISDEVEFTVVPDMLSAQRNHAIRIKKLPKGTVSFHTQSDHRFVGTIEKEATPAKATSPNKSKEKEPEEGIIAYDDCGEKLTVPYQAKDVEGSTNPQIGDKVEFSVCEVKRTGSQTAVSVRMLGRNYSSKRLVGYVATLKDNFGFIETANHDKEIFFHYSEFSGDVDSLELGDMVEYSLSKGKGNKVSAEKVNKIHAVNGATEEADPTVYTGKVIRPLRSVDPTQTEYQGMIEVMEDGEMKGEVYPFGIVGMANKGDCLQKGETVKFQLCVLGQNEQTMACNITPFRRATVECVKDQFGFINYEVGDSKKLFFHVKEVQDGVELQAGDEVEFSVILNQRTGKCSACNVWRVCEGAKAVAAPRPDRLVNRLKSITLDDASAPRLTVLRQPRGPDNSKGFGAERKIRQAGVID